The Euphorbia lathyris chromosome 8, ddEupLath1.1, whole genome shotgun sequence genome has a window encoding:
- the LOC136203048 gene encoding equilibrative nucleotide transporter 8, with the protein MEKFEAEKTLEHQHKSEPRDTYKIAYIIHFLLGAGNLLPWNAFITAVDYFGHLYPTNHIERVFSVAYMSSSVVILVVVMSLGGWSKNFTYGLRMNLGFSMFILSLMVAPILDWAGRPRGSYGVTVASVLVCGLADGLIAASLIGSAGKLPKEYMQAVFAGTASSGVLVSILRILTKASLPQTPQGLRTSAHFYFIVSTIILLCCTLFCNILYKLPVMKQHHKLHSHEVATTSRTKFWAVAKNIRYSVFGVVIIYVVTLSIFPGFIAENLESKLLRDWYPVLLITVYNISDFIGKSLTAIYVVKSIKKTTWGCILRLLFYPLFAACLNGPKWLRTEVPVVALTFMLGVTNGYLTSVIMIVGPKSVPAAEAELAAIVLVVFLGIGLVSGSVLGWFWIV; encoded by the exons ATGGAGAAGTTTGAAGCAGAGAAAACACTTGAACATCAACACAAATCTGAGCCCAGAGATACTTACAAGATTGCTTATATAATTCATTTCTTACTTGGTGCTGGTAATTTACTTCCATGGAATGCATTCATCACAGCCGTTGATTACTTTGGCCATCTTTATCCAACCAACCACATTGAGAGGGTATTTTCAGTAGCTTACATGAGTTCTTCAGTTGTAATTCTAGTTGTAGTCATGAGTTTAGGTGGATGGAGCAAGAATTTTACTTATGGGTTGAGGATGAACTTGGGATTTTCCATGTTTATTCTTTCTTTAATGGTGGCTCCAATACTTGACTGGGCTGGGAGGCCTAGAGGGTCATACGGTGTAACCGTCGCGTCGGTCCTGGTTTGCGGGTTAGCCGATGGCTTGATTGCAGCAAGTTTGATAGGATCAGCAGGAAAGCTACCTAAAGAGTATATGCAGGCTGTGTTTGCTGGAACTGCCTCTTCAG GTGTTCTTGTTTCCATCCTGAGGATCCTAACGAAGGCGTCGCTGCCACAGACTCCGCAAGGTCTTCGGACGAGTGCTCACTTCTACTTTATAGTCAGCACAATCATTTTGTTATGCTGCACTTTGTTTTGCAACATACTGTACAAACTACCAGTAATGAAACAgcatcacaagcttcattcaCATGAGGTTGCAACAACTTCAAGGACAAAATTTTGGGCTGTTGCGAAAAATATAAGGTATTCGGTTTTCGGGGTTGTTATTATCTATGTTGTGACACTGTCAATCTTCCCTGGATTCATAGCTGAAAACCTTGAATCTAAGTTGCTGCGAGATTGGTATCCAGTTCTGCTGATAACGGTTTACAACATCTCAGATTTCATAGGGAAATCCTTAACTGCAATTTATGTTGTGAAAAGCATAAAGAAGACAACATGGGGTTGCATTCTTAGGCTTTTGTTCTATCCGCTGTTTGCAGCTTGCCTCAATGGAcctaaatggctgagaacagaaGTGCCTGTAGTTGCATTGACCTTTATGCTTGGAGTAACTAATGGATATCTAACGAGTGTCATCATGATTGTTGGCCCGAAATCAGTTCCGGCTGCAGAAGCAGAGTTGGCTGCAATTGTACTGGTTGTGTTCTTAGGAATCGGGTTGGTTAGCGGGTCGGTTCTTGGCTGGTTTTGGATTGTATGA